In the genome of Chryseobacterium sp. 52, the window ATTGATTACTAGAATCTTCAGTGTTAAAAACAGGATTATTTATATTTACAATTCCCCCTAAGCTGGGAGTATCCAATCTGATCCCAAAGAATATGCTGGCACTTCCATTTACTACCGGAGAATTCAGGGTAATATTGTTCCCCGCAAATTGAAATGCAGCGGCGCTCGGCCCAGTTTTTATGGTAGTTTCATTGGCTGTAAATCTGTCCGTCCAGTGATCATCTATCCCGTCTTCCCAAACACCTCTGTTAATGGTGACGTCTACGCTGTTTCTACCTGTATATCCATGTCTGCATTCTATTACATTTCCATCATTAATGACTACACCTATCGACTCGTAGTTTGCAATACCATAACCAACTCCATCTTTTCTAAATCCTTTTATAAAAGGATTATTGATGATAATATCTGCGCATTGTTTTATTTCTAATGCCACAAGCCCGACATTATTAATTGTATTAATAATTCGTGGATTATTTAGAGTCACATTATCTCTATTAACAAATAAATATTTAGCCCCGTTTAGATTTACAGCGGTTTCAATACTCAGGTTTTCTATAGAAATATGCTCTTCCAAGATATATTTAGTAACAGTTAATGCAGCAGGGTCATTCGGATCTTGTTTGTAAGAACAAACCAAAGGCGTCGTCAGTTTTCCATCATTACTTCTTATAAATTCTTTCTTTTTATAAAAAGTTTCGGTAGAAATACCATCACGCTCAGTGAGTATTTCATCTGACTCAAAAAGCAGATTTGCAATACCTGTATGATTAAAACCTACATCCAAACTTCCACGTTTCATTTTGTTCGTAATCCATGTGCTTATATCCACTGCCTCACCATTAAATCTTCGGGCAATCGTTATAGATACATCCGCATTTTCATTCATAAGAATAAATTTCCCGTCACACCTTCCGCTGGTTTTAATCTCAAAAGGCTGTTTTACAACGACTTTAAACTTACCTGGAATGGCCCAGAACAGATGATTGGTATTAACATAATTAAAATAAGGTAAAATAAAAGGAGTATCATTATACGTTCCATTTCCTTTCACTCCAAAGTATCTGACATCCAGATCGTGGGCAAAATTATGTTCCAGTTTAATTCCTCCAGTTTCAATAACACTCCCTCCATCATCCGTACCCAGCGTGGCAGACAAATGATAAATGATTGGACCCGGGGTATCTCCCTTTTCATAATATCCTAAAAGGCAAACTCCCTTATAAATGCCGTTTTGAAGATCTGTTATTTCCGAAGCCGATAGATTTCTCATTTCAGTCATCGTGTTCTTTACAATACATGGAAAACTCATAAAAATATTTTTTGATTAAGGTTAATTGTAGACAAAAATGATATGGCCATATTCTCTTTTTCTCTAAAGCAAATATCGTTACGCACTGCGACAGAACTCGACGTATTATAATTAGAAATAAAAAATTTCCCAATCTAAAGCCTCAGAACGAGCTAATTTTAGTTACGATTGCCAATGATTTAAAAAAATAAATAAAATTTTTGTCAGGATTTGGAAAAAGTCCGACAATAGGTATGAGACAACTCATTATAACTATAAAATTTTATTTATGAAAAAAACCTTACTTACCATCGCATCGCTAGCAACAGGGCTACTAACGACATTTGCACTTACCTCTTGTGATAACAATGACACTATGATGGAAAACCCTTCTGTTCAAAGAATGATTACGATTGAAAACGTAGCCACTGCAAAGGATTTTGTAGAAAGCGGAAGTTTCCAGGGCACAGCTAATCCTGTGATTTTACCGGGCCAGTCTGTTTCTTTCACATTCAGTGCCGGAAAGGCTCAGTCTTTAATGTTTGCCACCATGTACGGAGCTTCGAAAGACTGGTTTTTCGCATCGAAACAGCCGGGAATCAAACTATTTGATGATAATGGAAATGCAATCACCGGAGATGTTTCTTCACAGGTTTTGCTATGGGATAACGGAACAAAAGACAATACAACAGGACAGGCGGAAAGTAAACCTATTGCACAGGTGTCGGATGTTATCGCTTCTCAGCTCATGAAGCTTAGCCTTACTTTTAATGATGTTTCTTCAGAATTTACATTAACCATTAACAACACTTCTGGCGGAACAACTCATTCAACCCCTTTTTCTCCCGGAGTATGGGCGGTTTCAAATTACAACGGGTCTCAGCTTCTTAATAATGCTCCATTTTTTACTCCAAATGCGATGTCAAATCCTGAAATTACTGATATTGCCCAAATGGGGAGCATCAATAAAATGGTGACTCAACTTAATGCCAACACAGGCATTATGACCGGGCTTTCTCCTACTTTGGTGGTGGTTTACACCGGGGATAAAAATCCTATTTATGAATTAGGACAAGCCGATTCCGGTAAAGGCTTAAAAGAAATTGCTCAAATGGGAAATGTTACAAAGCTTCAGACCAGTTTAAAATCTCTACCTCATGTGAAAGGAGTTTATGTTGCCGGGAATGCTCCTGTGGCACCGGGAAACAAAGTCTCGACTCCATTTACAGCTTCTTCCGGGGATAAAATTGCCTATGTGACAATGTTTGGGTTTTCCAATGACTGGTTTTATGCCAATGAACAGACGATTAATGCGGGTACAAAAGGGAATGTAACCTCTATGACCTCATTATTTGACTCAGGAACAGGAATCGATCAGTATCCGGGTGCGGGAAATCATCAGGCCTTATTCGGAGGAACTCCTCAAAGCGAAAGTAAGGTAATTTCCAAGGTTGGAAATGTATTTCCAGTTCCTGCAGTACAAAATGTTATAAAAGTAACGATTGAATAAACCTACAAATACACCGGAATTTTAAATTGAAAATAAATAAGACCAGACAGCAAAATTGTCTGGTCTTTTCTTTTAATTATTTAGGAAGACCTTCCTGTGTAAAAGGATCGTATTTCTTCAGCAGGTCAAAGAAGCTTTCCAGTGTAAGGTAATTTTCCATAAACATTAGTCCAAATTGTCTTCTGTTTAGAGTTAATCATTGAGAATTGATATAACCACAAAATCAATTTTGAAATATTTTTCTATCTTGAAATTATAATATTAGCAATATATCCTAAACATATAATACCTACAACATATTCAAGAAGAATCAAAGAGCAATACCAAATATTCGAAACCTTAAGATTTTCAATATCTAATTTCAAACCCCAAAATACAAAAAAAGTATAGAAAAAACAGTTAACCATATTTCTTACTTCTAAAAGCCAAGGATTTGGGTAAGTCCTTCTTATAAATCGATCAGCAATAGTAAATTCTCTCATATAATATCCCTGATACAATATTTTTGGAAAAAATAGAAGATTGAATGAAAAGAAAAACAACATCAGCATAATTGAATTTTGAAAGATCATATTTTTTTCATATCCAAAGTAATTCCAATTCTTACGAACAAAATTACTGAACCAACTATTACTTCTCTTATCCATAAAATTCTGATAAGCAACATCATATTTCTGAAACTGTTCAGGATTATCTTTATACCTTTCAAGTAGAAATTTATATAAAATGATTTGTTTTGAGAAACTTTGTTTTTCACTTACGATAAAAGTAAAACCCTGATCAGGAAGAATAAGGTTTTCAGGATTTACATTCAGAAGAGTAATTTTTGCATAATATTCATCATCATATTCTATATTATTGCGTAAAAACCTCCTATTACTTTGATTTTTGTAGAGGTAGTATTTTGGTATTAATGATAATTTTCCATTTCCTTTAAATGATTCAATTGTACATGAATCACCCAATGTGATTGTATTAATAGAATCCAAGATAACGTCTTTAATATGTACTTTACACCATGTGACATCAATCTTAGTCTTAGATAATTTTGTATTTAAAATAGAAACCTTCCCAAGACTCTTAGCATTAATACTAATATTTCCCTCTAAGATATCTCCAGAAATAAATTTTACAGTATCACAAGTTATTCTTAAGTATTTATTACCAATGCTGTCATTTGATAAAAATACTTGTTTTGCATCCAAATTTGCTTCACTATTCTGTACTAAAGAACAGTTAATAATATCTATTTTTTCTGCATTTATTTTTAAAAAACTTTTTTTAAGATTTAACATATAAATCTTAACCTTTTTTGCCGCATTAATACCAATGCTACTAATTTCATTAATTTTATTTTTATCACCATTCATAATCTCTACACTATCCACATAATCAATATATATATGAGATTTTTTCTTCTTAGTTTGATAAATGGTGTCCGCCACTGGGAATAGTGATGATGCCGGCAATCTAAATTGCTCTTTTTTATTTTTTAAAATAAAAGTACGCCCATTATTGCCTTTTATAATTTCAAAATCTCCCTTTAAAGGTAAATTAAGGTTATCACCACCTCCTAAAATTAAACCGTCAAAACGATTATTATTTGTCAATAATGTATTCCGAAGACTATCAGTACTTAAATCTATTGCATTAATACTTTGTTGTTGTATATTTTGATACACTTCATCTTTTGTATCAAAATATTCACTAATTACAGTTAATTTTGAATGACGAAGTAAAAGTATACCAATAATTGATACAATTATTAAAGGTAAAAATTTAATTTTTTTAGAATCAATTATGTTATTTAAATTCATGATTTTCAATGGTTTATATTTAAATAAACATAATGAATTAAATTAACTTTTGATTTAAATAAATGTTAAGATTGAAAATAAAGATTAAGACGTCACATCGTCTTTTTAAATAGATAAAAAATATATCCTCAGATTAAAAAAGTATACCCTGTTTCAGAAATGTTTTGGATTCATACATTCCAGAAGCCCCGGTCTAAACTTCTGTACTGTATGGCTTCCGAAATATGATGGGAAAGAATGTTTTCGGATCCTTCCAGATCAGCTGCAGTTCTGGCAACTTTGAGGATACGGTCATATGCTCTGGCAGAAAGATTCAGCTTCTCCATAGCGAGTTTGATAAGATTGAATGACGTTTCTTCCAGATTGCAAAATTTTTCAATTTCTTTAGGTCCCATCTGTGCATTATAGCTGATAGCAAGGTCTTTATATCTCTCATTCTGAATACTCCGTGCTTTCAGTACCCGTTCTCTGATGTCTGTACTTCTTTCTCCTTTTCTTTTCTCTGCAAGCTGATCAAATTCAACTTTCTGAACTTCAATGTGAATATCGATTCTGTCTAATAAGGGTCCTGAGAGTTTATTCATATACCGCTGCATTTCATAAACAGATGAGGTATTGCCCGGATCATCAGGGAAAAAGCCACTGGGACTGGGGTTCATTGAGGCTACCAACATGAAGCTCGCAGGATAATTGACAGTAAATCTGGCTCTGGAAATGGTTACTTCCCGATCTTCAAGAGGCTGTCTCATGACTTCTAAAACTGTTCTCTTAAATTCCGGCATCTCATCCAGAAATAAAACACCGTTGTGCGCCAATGAAATTTCTCCGGGTTGAGGATAGCTTCCCCCTCCTACCAAAGCGACATCTGAAATGGTATGATGAGGTGACCGGAAAGGTCTCACAGTCATGAGGGAAGTTTCGGTACCCATTTTTCCTGCTACCGAATGGATCTTTGTTGTTTCCAGTGCTTCTTTTAGGGTTAAAGGGGGCAGAATTCCCGGTACTCTTTTAGCCAGCATGGTCTTCCCGCTTCCCGGCGGACCGATCAATATGATGTTATGCCCTCCGGCAGCGGCTACTTCCATGGCTCTTTTTGCGGTTTCCTGGCCTTTAACTTCGGAAAAATCAAATGGAAAATCATTCATTTTTTCCTGAAATTCTTTTCTTGTATCTAACAGGACTCTTTCAATCGGTTTTCCTTCGTTAAAAAAATCAATTACCTCTTTAATATTTTCTACGCCATACACTTCGAGGCTATCTACAATTGCTGCTTCACGGGTATTTTGCATCGGGAGTATAATTCCTTTAAAACCTTCTTCTCTTGCCTGAATTGCAATAGGAAGAACCCCTTTAATGGGCTGCAGGCTTCCATCCAGAGAAAGCTCCCCCATAATGACATAGTTATGAATATTTTCGGCAAGGATCTGGTCTGAAGCAGCAAGGATTCCTATGGCAATACTAAGATCATAGGCCGCTCCTTCTTTCCGAAGATCTGCGGGGGCCATATTAATTGTAATTTTCTTTCCGGGGATTTTGTAGCCTACATTTTTCAGTGCAGCAGAGATTCTGTAACTGCTTTCTTTGATGGCATTGTCTGGAAGTCCTACCAGATGGTACCCTACTCCTCCGGTATCTACGTTTACCTCAATAGTGATGGTTTGTGCAGCAACTCCATGAATTGCGCTTCCATAAATTTTAACGAGCATGATTGTGTTTTCTGTAAAAATAAATAATAAATTATTTCAAAAAACAGGCTTTAGAATGAACCGTTTTCTGCCTTAGAATGTATTTTTAAAAAAATATTAATAAAAAGATAAACCGGAACAGATTGTCTCTGCACCGGCTTACCTGCGATTAAAAAAAACTAACTAAGGATGTGTACTATTATTTTTTGATGAACTTGTTTTTATAGGTATTGCCTTCTGTGTCTTTGGAAAGAATGATATAATTTCCTGTAACGAGTCTGCTTACATCAATCGGTTCATTAAAACGGTGACTGCTTTTCTGTAAAACCATCTTTCCGGACATATCAATGATGGAAATTTCTTGGTATGTCTTATCAGATTCTTTTCCAATATAAAGGAACTGTGAAGTAGGATTTGGGTAGATCTTCAGGCTGTTTTCCTTAGGTTTTGTTTCTCCTGTTCCGAGGGTACAGAATTCCCAGTTCCCAAAATTCAGTTTTATAAAATTGCCTGTTCCTAAAAATTCACACTGATCCGGACAGTATTCTGTACAGGCATAAAATCCGTATTCTCCCGATTCTGTAGCCGTATAGCTATCCCCTGTTGCCCCGCTAATCACACATGGATCACCAACTGAAGGCGGCGGACTACTTGGGATGCATTTGTACCAGGTATGAATGCCATACAGATCAGGAAACACATCATCAAATTTTACAGATGCCCCGGCACATATATTAAATTCCCCATCTCCTACCTGTGTAAAGGTTCCGGGTGTAAAGGTGCTGATCATCGCAGGAAGACCATAGGCAAATCCATCTGCCATAATAACCGGACTTGCTGCTGTACAGTCGCCCTGTGTAACCTCAACTTTAAAATAGTAAAGCTGGTCATCATTTCCATTGATGGTTAAAGTTTGTGAAATAGCCCCAGGAATAGCCGTCCAGGGATTGTTGTTAGGCGTCTGCCAGGTCCATTCCTGTTTGTACCACTGGTAGCTTCCGAACGTCTGTGTAGAAAGTATCTCTGTTTCGGTATTGCAGAACAGAATCTTATCCGGAAATTTCATGCCTAGCCTGGGGCTGGTAATAGTGGGGTTACACTGTGCTTTTATATTCAGAATAGTCATGAATATAAAAGCCAAAAAAATCAGTTTGGTTTTCATATTTAAATATTTAATGGTTTGGTCGTTTTTATGGGTGTCAGTCCAGCAATACTCTGATTCCGAACTTCATATTGAAGTTTAACGGTTGGTCTTTATAGAGGGTATTAAGCTGACTGTCGTTTTTGAAGTGGTAGCCGATTCCGGGTTCTGCATATATTCCGATCTTATCAATAATTTTCACCTGCAGCCCTATTGCTGAATTGACTGAAAACTGCACCGGCTTAACATCCAGCCGTTCTTCCTGAGTTTCTGTCACCTGATCATTGACAATATATTTTGTACTGAGCTTTCCTGCCACTGCTTTTTCTGCAAGTATTCCTCCTGTGACATATCCTGTAAAACGTCCTTTCTGAATTACATTATAATTTACCTGCACAGGAATACCTATATAATGGATGCTCTGATTCCCTTTTATATAGTTGGAATTGCTTCCGGAGTGAAGTTCTGAGGTAAGTTTTGTATAGCTAATCCCAGTTCCTATTCCCCATCTTTTCCCAAGATTATAATACATTGAAAGTCCGAATGTAACGGGTATTTTATGTCTGATTCTTGCTTCAACTTCTTTACTTTGGTTGGCGAGCAATAATTCTGTAAGCGGGTCGCTTTCTGTACCGGAGCTCCAAAAGTCACTAAATGCCATAGGACTTCCGCTGATGGAGGCATATCCCGGAAACTTCTGTTCGGAAGAATTTGAAGACACATTTCCTGTAAGCAGACTTAACATCCATTTTTTAGATTGACGTCCTGGAAGTTTAGGTTTTTCATTATCCGCATACTTTTCCGGCAGTATATTTTCTTTCTGATTCAAAATTTCCTCAGTTTTTTCTTTTAATACCGGATTTTCATTGACTGACGAATGGTTATTGAGAGCCGGATTTTCTTTCGTTAATAAGTTCTGCCCTTTTTCATTCAATAAAGATTCTGATGTTCCATTCTGCCTGTTAATTTCTCTGCCTGCTATATTGTTAAAGATTTTATCAATGATTGATTTCTCTGCCATTCCATTTTTCAGGTTGCTGTATTTTCCACTGAATTCTGTTTTTATTTCTTCGTTGGTATTGGCTTCTATCTTTACAGGCTCTGTACTTTTGGTATTGATTTCATTTATATTATTCTCCTTTTTAGATCGGTCAGTTATTTGAGGTCTAACATCTTCCGCATTCATTTCCAGCAAAAATTTTCCCGTAAAAAATAGCATAGCAATAGCTGCCGCAATACCTCCGATACGGTAAAGTATAGGTCTTCCTCTGCCAGCAGATGCTGCTTTTTCTTCTTCCTGATTATGATCTCCGGACATCATTATGCCTCCGAAAACTCTATTTTCTTCCTCTTCAGAAAAAATCTCATCTTTGATATCATCCCACAGCCCATCCGGAATATCTTCTTCGTGGTCTTCCATTTTCCTGTGCAGATCATTGAGCCACCGATTATTCATATTGTGCTTTTTTAGACATTTTATACTCTTTAATTTTCTGGACAAGCAGTCCTTTCGCCCTGTGAAATTGAGATGCGGAAGAGTTTTCTGCGATTCCTAAAAGACCGGCAATCTCTTTATGGCTTTTTTTCTCAAATACAAACAGGTTAAAAACAGTTCTATACCCATCCGGAAGAGACCGGATCATCTTCATAATAGCAGCCTGAGGAATTTCTTCAAGATCAGGTTCTTCATCATTGGGGATATCAGGAAATTCAGCCAGATCAGTGTCTGTTGTCATTCCTGAGTGCTGTTTTATATGTTTTAAAGCTTCATTTACGGTAATCCGGATCATCCATGCTTTCAATGAGCCGCTGCCCCTGTACTCAAATGTTTCTATGGACCTGAACATTTTGATAAAACTGTTCTGGAGGACATCATGAATATCATCCTTTCCCGGAATATAACGGGCACAGACCCCGGCAAGGTTTCCGGAATAGGTTCCGAAAACTTCTTTCCAGGCAGCTTCTTCCTTCGTGAGAAGGCGTCTTATCAAAATCTGCTCCTTGTTTTCTTCCATGTATGAATGAGGTCCGGTTTAGTTACCGATTAAAATTTTAAGCAAAAATAGACTGCATCGGGCAAAACACAATCTATTTGTTGTTCATATTATCTATCAATTAGTTCTTTATGCAGTAAGGAAAATTATAATATACCGCTTCAAAAGGATTTAATACAGTCCCATCCACTGTTATCTTTTCTGCTGCCAGGACAAATCTCAGCGCACGATCCAATCCTACGAAATATCCTTTTTGCTTTGTCACGAGCGTAACTACAGTTTTCTTATTCACTCCATCTACGGGAATCTGAAGTTCCAGCTCTTTAGGTGTAAAAGTGAGTTCTACCCAATTTTTTTCTGCATTTAATACGGAAGTATACTTAAGATTATATTTCACTTTCCCCATTGCTGTGATGGCATTCTGTGCTTTTATAGGGTCTTTCACTACAGCATTTACAATTTCTTTGATCGGAAATTCAGGAAATGTCAGGGTATCTTTTTTTATTTTAAAGTCTACAATTTTTTCAGCTTTGAGCTCTCCCTGCACGGTGATCAGCCGCCCTTTATAATTCCCGTTAACATCTTCCAACTTTACCGGCGGTACTTCTATCCTGTCCTCATTCATGCATGAGAACAGGGAGAAGATAACTGCTATGACCAAAACGGTGGTAATCACCTTAAGTACTATTAAATTCTTCATTTCATTATTTTTTTTAACATTAAACATTATTTGTATTGAGTACTCATCTATAAAATCCGTTTTTTGGAAAATCTTGCGTGGGGTTTTGAAAAAAAGAACACAAAAACATCGTAACATGCTGACTTACTGTTAATAAAATTTTACCATTTATTTTTGGAAATAAAAAACCAGCGTGGGTTGCACGCTGGTTTATACTACAGAACTTTTCTTTTGACATTTTTATAAATGCCTATTCTTCCAATACTAACTTCATAAAATTTAAGTAATGATTAAAAAACCACTTCTATTTATATGAAAATTGGTTAATTATTTTAATTAAACTTAATTTCTATAATGTTGGAATTATTGGGATCATTGAACTTGTCATATAACGACATGGCTTTTAATAATTTTCTCTCTAAGCTTAATTCGCTACGTTTAAAAGGCATTTTATAAAGTTTATTTTTATAATAAATATTTATATAATCTTCCAAATCTTCAGCTTCTTTAAAATCGTGTATATCTTTTTCAATATATTCTTCCATTTTTTTTGCTATAATATCTTTTTCTTCCTTGCTTAATATAAAATTATGTTGTTGCATTATTTTTTGTGATAGATCAATCTTATCCTCTAAAAGTTTCATCAACAAATCAATTATAGAATAATAGCCATGTAATTTCTTAAATTCTTCATAATCCCAATATGTTCCGGAATCAAGTTTCAATTTTCCATTTTTATAAATTTTTACATTACTCATATTTTATTTATTAAAATCTTTGTTATAAATTATTACTGATACACTATTATCATAATCATCGATTGATACACTGCTTTCTTCAATAATAGAAATTCCTTTTTTATTCATTGTTTTATAGAAAGTGGTAGTTTTTAATGCCTCATTTTTATCTCCAAATTCATTAAAAGCTTTCCAAAACTGTTTATATCCTAAAGAAGATCCTCCAGGATAACTTTCATACTCATTCCAGCTTGCGCTTGCTCCTTTAATATCGTTTCCATAGATTTCAAAACTTTCGTCTAAAAACTTTTGTCCAAATCCTCCATAAGGCTTTTTTAATAGTTTGTCAGGAATTTTAAAATTATATTCAATAACTCCATATTCTGAAAGATCTGCTCTATTTGGAAATGTAGACAATTCATCTGGAAACTTCCATTTTAAAATCCCTCCATTTTTTGTAACTTCATAAACAATTCCTTTATATCTTAAATTTGCAGAATTTGTTACCATTTTACGGAAAGTAGCTAACGCTATTCTATTTGCAAATTCTTCAGCAGCTTTAAAACTTTTAAAATGTTCTTGCTTTAAAAAATTACCCACTTCATAATCTTTCCCCTTAAAAAGTGGTTTTCCATTATATAGCACTTCATATAAGCCTTCTTCGGTTTTTCTAGCAGATAAGCCTTTTGTGGCTAAATCCTGTACTATTTTCTCTAAATACTTCTCTGGAGATGAAGCTAAATTAAGAACTTTTCTCCACAATCCATATTTATCCACCTTTATTACAATTTCCTCTATTTCATTCACCGTTATTCTGGCCGCTTGTCTGGCTTCATAGGCTTCCAGTTCTTTGATTAGCTTTTCCAAATCCTTCCTGAAGAGATACAAGTTTTTGGGAATATTTCTTACATTTTTTAAAGACTCCAACAAAGCCGGTCCTTTTGTCAGAATCCCTCTGATCATTATACGGCTCAAAAATCCTAAGCCTGTCATCAGATAAATCGTATCCCAGTTTTCTACAAACCACTCGCCTCCATTCTCCGATAGAAATTTGCGTATTCCATCATCCATCATAGCAATATCAGTAACCGCCAACCCCGCCTCTGCAAACCTTATCAGTAAGGAAGAGGTTCCTCCGGAATATACTGCCGCCAAGATAGCAGCGACATCAAGCGTAATGCGGACCATTTTCACCAACTCTTCATGGTTCTCATTATCTGACATATAATAAAGCATAATCGCTGCACCTGGTGACGTCTTTATAGGGTTTTTGCGGTCTATTTTAATATCAGCATCTTTTATAATAACCAAATCACAGGGATTTAAATCCGCTATTTCAATAGGCTGATAGATATCATAAGGTACTGAAACTCCTCCTCCGATAGACGGAGCAAGACCGGAGCCTATGTTTTTCTCATTAATAATTCTAAAACTCTTATTTTCATCTACAGATTTTACACAGGACAACTTGTATTTTTTTCCTTTTAGAAATGTTGGTTTATACAGATCGTCCCCCTCTATCTGTAGAAAAGAGCTTATTAAAGTAACAAAAGCAAATTTGGTATTATAATCACTAATTGTATTATAAACTTCCATCAGGGTTTCCTGATTGTTTTTCAATTTATTAATGATCCATTTTTCATTGCTGAAACTTTGAGCAATATTCATAATCGCTGAACCAGTATCCACAAACCATTTGTTTCCATCAAATTTAGAAAGACGTAACAGATCTGTCCAAAGCTGCTCGTCCCCTCTATCTTTTATAGCTGATGGATATGCATTTTCATATAACCAATCAAGTTTAGAATCATCAGATTCCACTCTTGAAAAAGATTTTCTAAATTCATCATTAATAAAAGATTCATTT includes:
- a CDS encoding spondin domain-containing protein, encoding MKKTLLTIASLATGLLTTFALTSCDNNDTMMENPSVQRMITIENVATAKDFVESGSFQGTANPVILPGQSVSFTFSAGKAQSLMFATMYGASKDWFFASKQPGIKLFDDNGNAITGDVSSQVLLWDNGTKDNTTGQAESKPIAQVSDVIASQLMKLSLTFNDVSSEFTLTINNTSGGTTHSTPFSPGVWAVSNYNGSQLLNNAPFFTPNAMSNPEITDIAQMGSINKMVTQLNANTGIMTGLSPTLVVVYTGDKNPIYELGQADSGKGLKEIAQMGNVTKLQTSLKSLPHVKGVYVAGNAPVAPGNKVSTPFTASSGDKIAYVTMFGFSNDWFYANEQTINAGTKGNVTSMTSLFDSGTGIDQYPGAGNHQALFGGTPQSESKVISKVGNVFPVPAVQNVIKVTIE
- a CDS encoding YifB family Mg chelatase-like AAA ATPase; amino-acid sequence: MLVKIYGSAIHGVAAQTITIEVNVDTGGVGYHLVGLPDNAIKESSYRISAALKNVGYKIPGKKITINMAPADLRKEGAAYDLSIAIGILAASDQILAENIHNYVIMGELSLDGSLQPIKGVLPIAIQAREEGFKGIILPMQNTREAAIVDSLEVYGVENIKEVIDFFNEGKPIERVLLDTRKEFQEKMNDFPFDFSEVKGQETAKRAMEVAAAGGHNIILIGPPGSGKTMLAKRVPGILPPLTLKEALETTKIHSVAGKMGTETSLMTVRPFRSPHHTISDVALVGGGSYPQPGEISLAHNGVLFLDEMPEFKRTVLEVMRQPLEDREVTISRARFTVNYPASFMLVASMNPSPSGFFPDDPGNTSSVYEMQRYMNKLSGPLLDRIDIHIEVQKVEFDQLAEKRKGERSTDIRERVLKARSIQNERYKDLAISYNAQMGPKEIEKFCNLEETSFNLIKLAMEKLNLSARAYDRILKVARTAADLEGSENILSHHISEAIQYRSLDRGFWNV
- a CDS encoding T9SS type A sorting domain-containing protein — its product is MKTKLIFLAFIFMTILNIKAQCNPTITSPRLGMKFPDKILFCNTETEILSTQTFGSYQWYKQEWTWQTPNNNPWTAIPGAISQTLTINGNDDQLYYFKVEVTQGDCTAASPVIMADGFAYGLPAMISTFTPGTFTQVGDGEFNICAGASVKFDDVFPDLYGIHTWYKCIPSSPPPSVGDPCVISGATGDSYTATESGEYGFYACTEYCPDQCEFLGTGNFIKLNFGNWEFCTLGTGETKPKENSLKIYPNPTSQFLYIGKESDKTYQEISIIDMSGKMVLQKSSHRFNEPIDVSRLVTGNYIILSKDTEGNTYKNKFIKK
- a CDS encoding outer membrane beta-barrel protein: MNNRWLNDLHRKMEDHEEDIPDGLWDDIKDEIFSEEEENRVFGGIMMSGDHNQEEEKAASAGRGRPILYRIGGIAAAIAMLFFTGKFLLEMNAEDVRPQITDRSKKENNINEINTKSTEPVKIEANTNEEIKTEFSGKYSNLKNGMAEKSIIDKIFNNIAGREINRQNGTSESLLNEKGQNLLTKENPALNNHSSVNENPVLKEKTEEILNQKENILPEKYADNEKPKLPGRQSKKWMLSLLTGNVSSNSSEQKFPGYASISGSPMAFSDFWSSGTESDPLTELLLANQSKEVEARIRHKIPVTFGLSMYYNLGKRWGIGTGISYTKLTSELHSGSNSNYIKGNQSIHYIGIPVQVNYNVIQKGRFTGYVTGGILAEKAVAGKLSTKYIVNDQVTETQEERLDVKPVQFSVNSAIGLQVKIIDKIGIYAEPGIGYHFKNDSQLNTLYKDQPLNFNMKFGIRVLLD
- a CDS encoding RNA polymerase sigma factor; the encoded protein is MEENKEQILIRRLLTKEEAAWKEVFGTYSGNLAGVCARYIPGKDDIHDVLQNSFIKMFRSIETFEYRGSGSLKAWMIRITVNEALKHIKQHSGMTTDTDLAEFPDIPNDEEPDLEEIPQAAIMKMIRSLPDGYRTVFNLFVFEKKSHKEIAGLLGIAENSSASQFHRAKGLLVQKIKEYKMSKKAQYE
- a CDS encoding DUF4840 domain-containing protein, giving the protein MKNLIVLKVITTVLVIAVIFSLFSCMNEDRIEVPPVKLEDVNGNYKGRLITVQGELKAEKIVDFKIKKDTLTFPEFPIKEIVNAVVKDPIKAQNAITAMGKVKYNLKYTSVLNAEKNWVELTFTPKELELQIPVDGVNKKTVVTLVTKQKGYFVGLDRALRFVLAAEKITVDGTVLNPFEAVYYNFPYCIKN